A single window of Watersipora subatra chromosome 9, tzWatSuba1.1, whole genome shotgun sequence DNA harbors:
- the LOC137404581 gene encoding mucin-2-like, which produces MEKNVMAMALAKETQEKQDLSNRLLAKECEFNKLMSAVQNLKSRWASVATPLTPVATPPSVQQATIKPTSYSTPMKQVPAGLPSTPTVGRSPASLDSTTPLKSMPISDNVTPKSESSITVHSAFNTPRTPNSSFLLDNPKGILRNLGSASKSNRVVFSTPIEQKSLIVAPSESDTSVLDIEVVNKSLQAKSPETQLVNLSKTSNLSHSSKRSPLTHTKPTANALNNCNQSQANDPVSPALSSQSGERLPRSKMLKSGTGRKRLRPPGRREELGLITKAMKKHRFLMEHPATTGKKAIRESDSDCFGFGSE; this is translated from the exons GAATGCGAGTTTAACAAATTGATGTCAGCTGTACAGAATCTTAAATCCAGATGGGCTTCAGTTGCAACTCCACTGACTCCTGTTGCCACCCCCCCTTCGGTTCAGCAAGCGACAATCAAACCGACTTCGTATAGCACACCTATGAAGCAAGTTCCAGCAGGTTTGCCATCTACTCCAACAGTTGGGAGGTCACCTGCTTCTCTGGACTCTACTACACCCTTAAAAAGCATGCCCATAAGTGACAATGTAACACCAAAGTCTGAAAGCTCCATAACAGTTCATTCTGCATTCAATACTCCACGTACTCCTAACTCAAGCTTCCTATTG GACAATCCGAAGGGAATACTGCGGAATTTAGGCTCTGCTTCAAAATCTAATAGGGTTGTGTTTAGCACTCCAATAGAGCAGAAGAGCCTCATCGTGGCACCATCAGAATCTGATACTTCGGTTCTTGATATAGAG GTTGTCAATAAATCCTTGCAAGCTAAATCACCAGAGACCCAGCTTGTCAACCTTTCGAAAACCAGCAATTTATCCCATAGCAGCAAGCGTTCGCCTTTGACTCATACGAAGCCCACCGCTAATGCCCTAAATAACTGTAACCAATCGCAGGCGAATGATCCAGTTTCTCCTGCTCTATCTTCTCAAAGCGGAGAAAGACTGCCACGGTCCAAGATGTTGAAATCAGGAACTGGAAGAAAG CGACTCAGGCCTCCTGGAAGGAGAGAAGAGTTAGGGTTGATAACAAAGGCAATG AAAAAGCATAGATTCCTGATGGAGCATCCAGCCACTACAGGTAAGAAGGCAATCAGAGAGTCGGATTCCGATTGCTTTGGATTTGGATCCGAATAA